One stretch of Dokdonia sp. Hel_I_53 DNA includes these proteins:
- a CDS encoding VCBS repeat-containing protein codes for MIKNSHTIIGLLICCFFLSCNTDKSEASTKLFSLLDSKETGIDVINKVVNTNEINIFKYRNFYNGGGVAIGDINNDGLADIYFTVNSGENYLYLNKGDFTFIDITEKSKAGGTKAWSTGVTMADVNADGLLDIYVANAGNLEGDNHHNELFINNGDLTFREEAKNYNLADTGFTIHSTFFDYDKDGDLDVYILNNSNVPVNSLGYEQQREKRAENWDNVPIIFRGKGDLLLRNDGESFTDVTKDSGIYGSLIGFGLGVSVTDINNDLYPDIYITNDFYERDYLYINNKDGTFKEDIKNWTSHLGLSAMGVDIADINNDGFQDIFITDMLPEDEERVKTVMEFEGYNLFKRKQKNDFYKQYIQNTLQLNNGNSSFSEIAYYSGVEATDWSWSSLLFDMDNDGYRDIFVTNGINHDLTDLDFVNFMANDIIKKMMLTGKKEAVDSIINKMPVKPLPNYAYHNQRDLTFKNEAKNWGLGKSSMSNGAAYGDLDNDGDLDLVVNNVNMPSFIYKNNSELLVENNYIKLKFEGAKNNPFAVGTTIRLYHSGQTILQEHIPSRGFQSSMEYGMTIGLGQSNLIDSLRIIWPNDQTQILRNIEVNQELALNIAQATEKYIPKTPQPKETLLTEVSNTRVLAHKENNYNDFDYEGLIAKKLSQEGPALAVGDVNGDGNEDIFLGGAKDQEGKLYLHKGNGKLEVSPNVSFSKATIFEDTAASFIDVNNDGHLDLVVATGGNQVGGSSFYKPRLYLNEGNGTFQDAIILPSVDQSMSTITPYDYDQDGDIDLFIASRSTTAIYGIDPTHLFLKNDGEGNFEKDNINSKILANAGMITDAQWIDLNQDGIKELITVADWGAIKMYQFEGARLREIETNLSKSLGWWNTISAADLDKDGDLDLVIGNSGTNIHYKPTKTSSLRMYVNDFDNNGTIEQITTYEKEGNYYPIHQKKEITTQLSSLKKKNLKASDYAKRSIDELFPKHILDKSIIKEVTTASSIIAVNNGNNDYEIKPLPARVQFSCICGVVCVDINSDGNLDLVMGGNNFEYKPQYSQQDAGYGAVLLGDGHTNFEWQEYTTSGFFIREELKHLSPFEDKNGAKYLIAAINDGKPRVFKID; via the coding sequence ATGATTAAAAATTCACATACTATTATTGGACTACTTATTTGTTGCTTTTTTCTGTCTTGTAATACTGATAAAAGTGAAGCTTCTACAAAACTATTTAGTTTATTAGACTCGAAAGAAACGGGTATTGATGTTATCAATAAAGTAGTAAACACAAACGAAATCAATATTTTTAAATATAGAAACTTTTACAATGGAGGTGGTGTAGCCATAGGAGATATAAATAACGATGGGCTAGCTGATATTTATTTTACAGTAAATAGTGGTGAAAATTATTTATATTTAAATAAGGGAGATTTCACTTTTATAGATATTACAGAAAAGTCTAAAGCTGGTGGCACTAAAGCTTGGTCAACAGGAGTGACCATGGCAGATGTTAATGCAGATGGTCTGTTGGATATTTATGTAGCAAATGCAGGTAATTTAGAGGGTGATAATCATCATAATGAACTATTTATTAATAATGGTGATTTAACTTTTAGAGAAGAAGCAAAAAATTATAATCTTGCTGACACTGGATTTACAATTCACAGTACGTTTTTTGACTATGACAAGGATGGTGATTTAGATGTTTACATTTTAAACAATAGTAACGTCCCAGTAAATAGTCTTGGGTATGAACAGCAAAGAGAAAAAAGAGCCGAAAACTGGGATAATGTTCCTATAATTTTTCGAGGTAAAGGTGATCTCCTACTTCGCAATGACGGAGAATCTTTTACAGACGTCACTAAGGATTCAGGAATCTATGGTAGTCTTATTGGTTTCGGATTAGGTGTGTCTGTCACAGACATAAATAATGATCTATATCCTGATATTTATATCACAAATGATTTTTATGAACGCGACTACTTATATATAAATAATAAAGATGGAACTTTTAAGGAAGATATTAAAAATTGGACTTCACATTTAGGCTTATCTGCAATGGGCGTTGATATTGCAGATATAAACAATGATGGGTTTCAAGATATCTTCATCACAGATATGTTGCCTGAAGATGAAGAAAGAGTCAAGACTGTAATGGAGTTTGAAGGGTATAATCTTTTTAAACGAAAACAGAAAAATGATTTCTATAAACAATACATTCAAAACACCTTACAACTCAATAACGGGAATAGTTCCTTCTCTGAAATTGCATATTATAGTGGTGTAGAAGCAACAGACTGGAGCTGGTCTTCGCTTTTGTTTGATATGGATAATGATGGCTACAGAGACATCTTCGTTACAAATGGCATCAATCACGATTTAACAGATCTAGACTTTGTGAACTTCATGGCAAATGATATTATCAAAAAAATGATGCTAACAGGAAAAAAGGAAGCTGTTGATTCAATTATTAATAAAATGCCCGTCAAGCCACTTCCTAATTACGCCTATCATAACCAAAGAGATCTCACCTTTAAAAATGAAGCAAAAAACTGGGGCCTCGGAAAATCCAGTATGAGTAATGGTGCTGCATATGGAGATTTAGATAATGATGGCGATCTCGATCTCGTCGTTAATAATGTAAACATGCCATCATTTATATATAAAAATAATAGTGAGCTTCTTGTAGAGAATAACTACATAAAACTAAAATTTGAAGGAGCTAAAAACAATCCATTTGCAGTTGGCACAACAATACGACTTTACCACAGTGGTCAGACTATACTTCAAGAACATATACCTTCTCGAGGCTTTCAATCCTCGATGGAATATGGCATGACCATAGGCCTTGGGCAGTCAAACCTAATAGACTCTTTAAGGATTATCTGGCCTAATGACCAGACACAAATACTAAGAAATATTGAAGTGAATCAAGAGCTCGCATTAAATATAGCTCAAGCTACTGAAAAATACATCCCAAAAACACCTCAACCAAAAGAAACGCTACTCACTGAGGTATCAAATACACGAGTGCTAGCTCATAAAGAAAACAATTATAATGATTTTGACTATGAAGGACTCATTGCCAAAAAACTATCTCAAGAAGGACCTGCGCTCGCTGTCGGAGATGTAAATGGCGACGGCAATGAAGATATTTTTTTGGGTGGAGCAAAAGATCAAGAAGGGAAGCTTTACCTACACAAAGGAAATGGAAAACTTGAAGTATCGCCCAACGTCTCTTTTTCAAAAGCGACCATTTTTGAAGATACTGCCGCATCCTTTATTGACGTAAATAATGACGGCCATTTAGATTTGGTAGTAGCTACAGGTGGAAATCAAGTAGGTGGGAGTTCCTTTTACAAACCTCGCTTATACCTTAACGAAGGGAATGGTACTTTTCAAGATGCAATAATCCTACCTTCTGTAGATCAGAGTATGTCTACCATTACCCCATATGATTATGATCAAGATGGTGACATCGATTTATTTATAGCCTCTAGATCTACAACTGCAATTTATGGGATTGACCCTACACATTTGTTTCTCAAAAATGATGGTGAAGGGAATTTTGAAAAAGACAACATAAACAGCAAAATATTAGCTAATGCCGGAATGATAACAGATGCACAATGGATTGATCTCAATCAAGATGGTATTAAAGAACTTATTACTGTGGCAGACTGGGGTGCTATAAAAATGTATCAATTCGAAGGCGCCCGCTTACGCGAAATTGAAACAAACTTGAGTAAATCCCTTGGCTGGTGGAATACCATAAGTGCAGCAGACCTTGACAAAGATGGAGATTTAGATCTAGTCATAGGAAATTCTGGAACAAACATTCACTATAAACCTACCAAAACTTCTTCACTACGGATGTATGTGAATGACTTTGATAATAATGGCACTATCGAGCAAATCACTACCTATGAGAAAGAAGGGAACTATTACCCCATACATCAAAAGAAAGAAATTACTACACAGCTATCTTCTCTTAAGAAAAAGAATCTCAAAGCCTCAGATTATGCTAAGAGATCTATAGATGAACTTTTCCCAAAGCATATCTTGGATAAATCCATCATTAAAGAGGTTACTACAGCATCTTCAATCATTGCCGTTAATAATGGAAATAATGATTACGAAATAAAACCGCTTCCAGCACGCGTGCAATTTTCCTGTATTTGTGGGGTTGTTTGTGTAGATATAAATAGTGATGGAAATTTAGATTTAGTAATGGGTGGTAATAACTTTGAATATAAACCTCAATACTCCCAGCAGGATGCTGGTTACGGTGCTGTACTCTTAGGGGATGGGCATACAAATTTCGAATGGCAAGAATATACAACTTCTGGATTTTTTATACGTGAAGAGCTTAAGCACCTCTCTCCTTTTGAAGATAAAAACGGAGCTAAATATCTTATTGCCGCTATTAATGACGGTAAGCCTAGAGTTTTTAAGATTGATTAA
- a CDS encoding VCBS repeat-containing protein, with product MYTRSLLFLVLIFNLSCVKDEDNYTFYSNEKNGITFINKINNSASINILNYLYFYNGAGVAIADFNNDGLDDLYFSSNLHADHLYMNEGNLNFKEVTSLSKIKNDFGWTTGVTIVDINNDGLMDIYVSKVNEHLELQGHNLLFVHQGIDDGIPIFKEESKKYGLNFSGLSTQASFFDYDLDGDLDMYLLNHSVHPNSNYGKGRLRTSYSSTSGDKLYRNDNGFYYDVTGSSGIYQSKLGYGLGVSVGDINNDGYPDIYIGNDFFENDYVYINMQDGTFKELNTSESILGHSSHFTMGTDIADINNDGHQDIITLDMLPEELESLKSSGTEYPYPIYKQRLKNGYEPQFMQNTLHINNGNATFSETAFASNIAATEWSWSPLISDFDNDGLKDIYITNGILGATNNMDFVNFIANEKIQKKLGAGILNEDLYIIDEIPQKEIYNYHFKNKGDGTFQNMSSDIRNVTKTFSNGASYADLDNDGDLEIVLNNTNSLASVLENKTRDLKKTNFLKINFLGNPKNINGIGAKITCYTRDKEQHFENFTTRGYLSAVPPKTFIGLDTITKVDSLTITWPTGEVQTYYDVPANQTFNVEFAKSLKNNAITKDKPSRVLLTVPPLLDVEQEENISLDFNRIPLSPYSQSKQSRIIEVADVDQDGMDDIITLGAKGSFTKLHFQSNKPDYPSFKMELLSDSLKTKIYEDTDVTIFDANGDNKNDILIVSGGNEFLSGKAIQPRLYIGKENGFQRDTVAFKAVEINASSVTSVDIDNDGDLDICITSDTVPQTYGVTPDQMIFENDGLGNFKDITDTFALVLKSIGNVRDITWHDIDGNGYKDAIVVGHWMPVTILLNDGLSLTKLSNSTLAQSNGWWNTIVTDDFDNDGDIDIIAGNWGLNSKLRASISQPMKLYLNDFDNNNMLDPIITYIENNQETTLASKDEMVKQLPFINKKFLSYNAFAKASVNEILGNDAMKRVQTKIVHTLATTYFENKGHGEFTARKLPFRAQLSPIYDIKAEDFNNDGYKDIIIVGNEFEISTQLGRLDASHGTIFINDKNGFFYENINQLFNISGFSRSVKSFSSCQSDYLIIGKSNDTLQFLKKLYD from the coding sequence TTGTATACTAGAAGTTTACTTTTTTTAGTCTTAATATTCAATTTATCTTGTGTAAAAGATGAAGACAACTATACTTTCTATTCAAATGAAAAAAATGGGATTACGTTTATAAATAAAATAAATAATTCTGCTTCTATCAACATTCTCAATTATCTATATTTCTATAACGGTGCAGGAGTAGCCATAGCAGATTTTAATAATGACGGTCTAGATGATCTTTATTTTAGTTCTAATCTACATGCTGACCATCTTTACATGAATGAGGGTAATTTAAATTTTAAGGAGGTTACTTCTTTATCAAAAATTAAAAACGATTTCGGTTGGACAACTGGAGTAACTATAGTTGACATCAATAACGATGGGTTAATGGATATTTATGTATCAAAAGTAAATGAGCATCTAGAGCTACAAGGACATAACTTGCTCTTTGTTCATCAAGGTATAGACGACGGTATCCCAATATTTAAAGAAGAATCAAAAAAGTATGGTTTAAATTTTTCTGGATTATCTACCCAGGCTTCATTTTTTGATTATGACCTTGATGGGGATTTAGACATGTATCTTCTAAACCATTCTGTTCATCCTAATTCAAATTACGGAAAGGGAAGATTAAGAACTTCTTATAGCAGCACTTCTGGAGATAAATTATATAGAAACGATAATGGTTTTTACTATGATGTAACTGGCAGTTCTGGAATTTATCAAAGTAAATTAGGCTATGGATTAGGTGTTTCTGTAGGTGACATCAATAATGATGGTTATCCAGATATTTATATCGGAAATGATTTTTTTGAGAATGATTATGTATATATAAATATGCAGGATGGTACATTCAAAGAATTAAACACAAGTGAATCCATCCTAGGTCACAGCTCCCATTTCACCATGGGTACAGATATTGCGGACATAAATAATGATGGTCATCAAGATATAATTACACTTGATATGCTCCCAGAAGAGTTGGAAAGTTTAAAATCCTCTGGTACAGAATATCCATATCCAATATATAAGCAACGTCTAAAAAATGGCTACGAACCTCAGTTTATGCAAAATACATTGCATATAAATAATGGCAATGCTACATTTTCTGAAACTGCATTTGCTAGTAATATTGCGGCCACAGAATGGTCTTGGTCTCCTTTAATTTCTGATTTTGACAATGATGGACTCAAAGATATTTATATAACAAATGGTATATTAGGTGCTACAAACAATATGGATTTTGTGAACTTTATTGCCAATGAAAAAATTCAAAAAAAGTTAGGTGCTGGAATTCTCAATGAAGATTTGTACATTATAGATGAAATTCCTCAAAAAGAGATTTATAACTATCACTTTAAGAATAAAGGCGATGGTACTTTCCAAAATATGTCTAGCGATATTAGAAATGTAACCAAAACTTTTAGTAATGGTGCTTCCTATGCAGATTTGGACAATGACGGAGATTTAGAAATTGTACTGAATAACACAAATTCATTAGCCAGTGTTCTCGAAAACAAGACCAGAGATCTAAAAAAAACTAACTTCCTAAAAATAAATTTTTTAGGTAATCCTAAAAACATAAACGGCATTGGTGCTAAGATCACTTGTTATACTAGAGATAAAGAACAGCATTTTGAAAATTTCACAACTAGAGGTTATTTATCTGCTGTTCCACCAAAGACATTTATTGGGCTAGATACTATCACAAAAGTAGATTCTCTTACGATAACTTGGCCAACGGGAGAAGTTCAAACGTATTACGATGTCCCCGCTAACCAAACATTTAATGTAGAATTTGCCAAGAGCTTAAAAAATAATGCAATAACTAAAGATAAACCTTCAAGAGTATTACTCACCGTGCCACCCTTATTAGATGTAGAACAAGAGGAAAATATTTCTTTAGATTTTAACAGAATCCCCTTATCGCCTTATAGTCAATCAAAACAAAGTCGAATAATAGAAGTGGCTGATGTCGACCAAGATGGAATGGATGATATTATTACCCTTGGAGCAAAGGGTTCATTTACAAAGTTACATTTCCAGAGCAACAAACCTGACTACCCATCATTTAAAATGGAATTGCTATCAGACAGTCTAAAAACTAAAATTTATGAGGACACCGATGTAACGATTTTTGATGCTAATGGTGATAATAAAAATGATATATTGATCGTTTCTGGAGGAAATGAGTTTCTTTCTGGTAAAGCAATACAACCTAGATTATACATTGGTAAAGAAAACGGTTTCCAAAGAGATACTGTCGCTTTTAAAGCTGTAGAAATTAATGCCTCTAGTGTAACTAGCGTTGATATTGATAATGATGGAGATTTAGATATTTGTATTACCTCCGATACAGTGCCTCAAACTTATGGTGTCACCCCAGACCAAATGATTTTTGAAAATGATGGCTTGGGAAATTTTAAAGACATCACAGATACATTTGCCTTAGTACTCAAAAGCATTGGAAATGTACGTGACATTACGTGGCATGACATTGATGGAAATGGTTATAAAGATGCGATCGTAGTTGGGCATTGGATGCCAGTTACAATTCTACTTAATGATGGTTTATCATTAACGAAGTTATCTAATAGTACACTTGCGCAGTCTAATGGATGGTGGAATACTATAGTTACAGATGATTTTGACAATGATGGAGACATAGATATTATTGCCGGAAATTGGGGACTTAATTCAAAACTTAGAGCCTCAATATCCCAGCCTATGAAATTATACCTGAATGACTTTGATAATAATAACATGCTGGATCCTATCATCACTTATATAGAAAACAATCAAGAAACTACTCTTGCTTCAAAAGACGAAATGGTGAAGCAACTGCCATTCATTAATAAAAAATTTCTCTCTTATAATGCTTTCGCGAAAGCGTCTGTAAATGAAATTTTAGGAAATGACGCGATGAAAAGGGTTCAAACTAAAATTGTTCATACGCTAGCTACTACCTATTTTGAAAATAAAGGTCATGGAGAATTTACTGCCCGTAAACTTCCATTCAGAGCTCAGCTAAGTCCCATTTACGACATCAAAGCTGAAGATTTTAATAACGATGGTTATAAAGATATTATAATTGTAGGCAATGAATTTGAGATAAGCACCCAATTAGGGAGACTTGATGCGTCACACGGTACCATTTTTATAAATGACAAAAATGGTTTTTTTTATGAAAATATAAATCAATTGTTTAACATATCTGGTTTTAGCAGGAGCGTAAAATCTTTTAGTTCTTGTCAAAGCGACTATTTGATAATTGGTAAAAGTAATGACACTCTGCAATTTTTAAAAAAACTATATGATTAA
- a CDS encoding RagB/SusD family nutrient uptake outer membrane protein, with translation MKQIKMNLKIMAVALLSMSIFSCTDLEVEETDSAFEVDSEGGFSGVSDVDGAINGLYGSVYGQIGNQADLYALNEVTSDELLVPTRGTDWGDNGLWRDLHAQTYSPIHPFVLAVWNNLNQNVFTATTIIDPLTTKSSAQEADARFLRAWSMFWIADMYGQQPFRQPNEPPSVNPTVLSRAESVDFIIEDLEFAITNLPMRGPSADNNRANKSAARYLLAKVLLNKNIYLETSPDTADMSRVVSLVDEINSDGFDLQAGYFDIFKEDIDNETIWFAQTGVGNRIWNGMHYFQNSPDNGGGGWNGWTTLAEFYDLFEGDPNINVVGSGQEERRGFVPDATNAGPENLGIGYGFLIGQQYDVDGSALTDRPGNPLVFTKELPGLVGNNEVTGIRTIKYHPVNGAFANHEIVFRYSDAHLMKAEAILRGASGDATALVNELRLIRGATPLGTVTEQDMLDERGRELYKEFWRRQDLIRFGKYNDAWGLKDASDPSVNVFPIPATAILSNPNLSQNTGY, from the coding sequence ATGAAACAAATTAAAATGAATTTAAAAATAATGGCGGTAGCCCTTCTGAGTATGAGTATTTTCTCATGTACAGATCTAGAGGTAGAAGAAACAGATTCTGCTTTTGAAGTAGATTCCGAAGGTGGTTTTTCAGGTGTTTCTGATGTTGATGGAGCTATAAATGGACTCTACGGTTCTGTTTATGGCCAGATAGGTAATCAAGCAGATCTATATGCCCTTAATGAGGTTACATCAGACGAATTATTAGTGCCCACTCGCGGAACTGACTGGGGAGATAATGGCTTATGGAGAGATTTACATGCTCAAACTTACAGTCCTATACATCCTTTTGTCTTAGCTGTTTGGAATAATTTAAATCAAAATGTCTTTACAGCGACAACAATTATTGATCCATTGACAACTAAATCTTCAGCTCAAGAAGCAGATGCTCGATTTTTAAGAGCTTGGAGTATGTTCTGGATAGCTGATATGTATGGACAACAACCCTTCAGACAACCTAATGAACCGCCCAGTGTAAATCCTACTGTACTATCTAGAGCAGAATCAGTAGACTTCATCATTGAGGATCTCGAATTTGCAATTACAAACCTACCGATGAGAGGGCCTAGTGCAGATAACAATCGTGCTAATAAATCTGCAGCTAGGTATTTGTTAGCCAAAGTATTATTAAACAAGAATATTTATTTAGAAACCTCTCCTGACACTGCTGATATGAGCCGCGTGGTTTCTCTTGTAGATGAAATCAACTCAGATGGTTTTGATTTACAGGCTGGTTATTTTGATATTTTCAAAGAAGACATTGATAACGAAACAATCTGGTTTGCACAGACAGGTGTTGGTAATAGAATTTGGAATGGAATGCATTATTTTCAAAACTCTCCAGACAATGGTGGAGGTGGATGGAATGGATGGACCACACTTGCAGAATTTTATGATCTCTTTGAAGGGGATCCTAATATAAATGTGGTTGGATCGGGACAAGAAGAGCGAAGAGGCTTTGTTCCTGATGCCACTAATGCCGGTCCTGAAAACCTAGGTATAGGTTATGGGTTCTTAATTGGTCAACAATACGATGTTGATGGATCAGCACTAACAGACAGGCCTGGAAACCCTCTCGTATTTACAAAAGAACTACCTGGTTTAGTTGGTAATAATGAAGTCACAGGTATACGTACAATTAAGTACCATCCTGTAAATGGAGCATTTGCTAATCACGAAATAGTTTTTAGATATTCTGACGCACATCTTATGAAAGCAGAAGCTATTTTAAGAGGAGCCAGTGGGGATGCAACAGCTTTAGTTAATGAGCTAAGATTAATTCGCGGAGCTACTCCATTAGGAACTGTTACTGAACAAGATATGCTTGACGAGAGAGGTCGTGAGTTATACAAGGAATTTTGGAGAAGACAGGATCTCATTCGATTTGGAAAATACAACGATGCATGGGGCCTAAAGGATGCTAGCGATCCATCTGTGAATGTATTCCCAATTCCCGCTACAGCAATTCTTTCTAACCCAAATTTATCTCAAAATACAGGTTATTAA